One stretch of Balneola sp. MJW-20 DNA includes these proteins:
- a CDS encoding T9SS type A sorting domain-containing protein: MKKSLFLFSALLISSSLYAQRLPISGVYSGAEQSNQNVVPVLLDQDLTLTAINTVNPFTVRLAYDPVGDRLLMLQNNGDVFEVSTVSNAKFIRYTSADHGLSEVFGMDVDSRGNLYLVGNDRQGNLNQGQIAKGTRISNSSANWALVAETEPYPLSNTAFDHTFNGVAVSPDDQYLFVNSGSRTDHGEIQTANGAFPGLRESPVTSAILRIPADSVNLYIEDDSTFLADNGYLFADGVRNNFDLTFDAEGRLFGTENSGDRDDSEELNWLREGLHYGFPWRMGGNDTPMQFEGYDPESDLLVNQSSTAYQGGFFYNDPDYPEPPAGLVFTEPVINEGPDADLYRDPQTGDILDASDQGETLSTFTSHRSPLGLVFDTESALGGNYNGDAFVLSWTGTESSLLSGMQDTGEDIMHLEMTVNEETGEVRSAVTRIASGFTNPIDAELIGNSLYVLEFVFSGEGRLYKIEFPSFTSSEEEQGPSVFALIQNYPNPFNPTTTIPFELEKAGVVRIEVIDIMGRVIQTLFQGPKNPGRHEVVFDASELSSGIYFYRLNFQDQSMLKKMMLIK, encoded by the coding sequence ATGAAGAAGTCACTGTTTCTTTTCTCAGCATTGCTCATCTCTTCCTCTCTTTATGCTCAGAGACTCCCAATAAGCGGAGTATATTCCGGTGCAGAACAATCGAATCAAAATGTTGTTCCAGTACTGCTCGATCAAGATCTCACTTTAACAGCTATAAACACCGTGAATCCCTTTACCGTCAGACTGGCCTATGATCCGGTGGGAGACCGTTTGCTTATGCTGCAGAATAACGGGGATGTATTTGAAGTAAGCACAGTCTCTAATGCTAAATTTATTCGTTATACCTCAGCGGATCATGGTCTTTCGGAAGTGTTTGGAATGGATGTGGACTCCCGTGGAAATTTATATCTGGTAGGAAACGACCGGCAGGGTAACCTTAACCAGGGACAAATAGCAAAAGGTACAAGAATCAGTAACAGCAGTGCCAACTGGGCATTGGTGGCTGAAACAGAGCCCTATCCACTCAGCAACACCGCCTTTGATCATACCTTCAATGGGGTAGCTGTCAGTCCGGATGATCAATACCTTTTTGTGAATTCCGGCTCACGGACTGATCACGGGGAAATTCAAACCGCCAACGGAGCATTTCCTGGTTTAAGAGAAAGTCCTGTTACCTCAGCGATCCTGAGAATACCGGCTGATTCGGTCAATTTATATATCGAAGATGACAGTACCTTTCTGGCCGATAATGGATACCTGTTTGCAGATGGGGTTAGAAATAATTTCGACCTGACCTTTGATGCCGAAGGACGGCTCTTTGGTACCGAAAACTCCGGTGACCGGGATGACAGTGAGGAGTTGAATTGGCTGAGGGAGGGATTGCATTACGGCTTTCCATGGAGAATGGGAGGAAATGACACCCCCATGCAATTCGAAGGATATGATCCGGAATCGGACCTACTGGTGAATCAGAGTTCAACTGCCTATCAGGGAGGTTTCTTTTATAATGATCCTGATTACCCTGAACCTCCTGCAGGCCTGGTGTTCACCGAACCGGTTATAAACGAAGGACCGGATGCCGATCTGTACCGGGATCCGCAAACCGGTGATATTCTGGATGCTTCTGATCAGGGGGAAACCCTGAGTACCTTTACCTCACACCGGTCTCCACTAGGCCTGGTATTTGATACCGAAAGTGCTTTGGGTGGAAATTACAACGGAGATGCTTTTGTGCTGAGCTGGACAGGAACCGAATCTTCATTATTAAGCGGCATGCAGGATACCGGTGAAGATATTATGCATCTGGAAATGACTGTAAATGAAGAAACCGGTGAGGTTAGGTCAGCCGTGACCCGAATTGCTTCCGGTTTTACCAACCCCATCGATGCTGAATTGATAGGTAATTCGCTTTATGTGCTGGAATTTGTATTCAGCGGAGAAGGAAGACTGTATAAAATCGAATTTCCGAGCTTTACATCTTCTGAAGAAGAGCAGGGGCCTTCCGTTTTTGCTCTGATTCAGAACTATCCGAATCCTTTTAATCCGACTACCACGATCCCATTTGAACTGGAAAAAGCAGGGGTGGTTCGCATTGAAGTGATTGATATAATGGGGCGTGTTATTCAAACCTTATTCCAGGGCCCTAAAAACCCGGGACGACATGAGGTGGTTTTCGATGCCTCGGAGCTTTCCTCAGGCATATACTTTTACCGGTTGAACTTTCAAGATCAGTCCATGCTTAAAAAAATGATGCTGATAAAATAG